The genome window ATCGCCGCGTAGTACTCCTCGGCGAGTCGGCTTCCGGCCGGTGCCGCGGCGAGTTCCTTGTCCGGAAGCCGCGACAACAGGTCGGAGTGCGTCCGCTCGATCTTTCGCAGGTAATCCGTACAGACCTGGTGACCCAACCCCCGACTGCCGCAGTGGATGAGAACGACGATTTGCCCCTCGGACAGTCCGTACGCCTCCGCAACGTCGTCACGGAACACGTCCGCCACGCGCTGGACTTCGAGGAAGTGGTTGCCGCTGCCCAGACTGCCCAACTGGTTTTTCCCGCGATTTTTCGCTTTTTCAGAGACCGCCGTCGGGTCGCTCTCCTCTCGAACACCCTCGTCCTCGCAGTGTGCGAGGTCGGCGTCCGTCGCGTAGCCCTCCTCCAGCGCCCATGCCAGGCCGCGGTCCAGCACCTCGTTTACCGTGTCGATTCCCGCCTCCACGACACCACCGCCGCCCAATCCGGACGGAATCGCGTCGAACAGTTCCTCCACGAGTTCCTCCTCGTGGCCGCGCACGTCCTCGGCCGTCAGGTTCGTCCGCATCATCCTGACGCCGCAGTTGATGTCGTAGCCGACCGCCCCCGGCGAGATACAGCCGTTTTCCGCGTCGATCCCGGCGACGCCGCCGACCGGAAAGCCGTACCCTTGGTGTCCGTCCGGCATGCAGACCGCGTACTTCACCACTCCCGGTAGACTGGTCGCGTTCTGCAACTGCTGGAGCGTCTTGTCCTCCGCTATTTCGGCGAGCAGTTCCTCGCTGGCGAGGACGCGCGCGGGCGTCCCCATCCCTTCTCCCTGTGGAATCTCCCAAACGTACTCCTCCACCTGTTCGAGCGTGATGTCCCCCGCGGTGTACGTTTTCATACGTAGGATGTTCGGGAGCGACCGCCGAAGCTATTTCGGGGACCGTGATGGAGGGTCGGTCGTGAGTTGCCACTCCGGTTCGTCTCGGTGGGTGTGAGAGTTCCGGAACGAGTTTGGAAGAATCTCGTCCGCTCGTTACGAAGGGAGACATCTGGTTTTTCCGGGAGAGAAATTACCGACCCCCGCTTTCTACACGTCGAAGACGACGTGGGTGCGCCATCCGTCGTCGGTCTCCTCTATCGCCATCTCGGAGTAGGTGACGGCCTTTATCTCCCGCGCGCCGAGTCCGGCGAGCGGGACGCCGCGTGCGCTGCCGGTGAGTTCCCATTCCCCGTTTTCGTCGCCGTG of Haladaptatus sp. R4 contains these proteins:
- a CDS encoding RtcB family protein, with amino-acid sequence MKTYTAGDITLEQVEEYVWEIPQGEGMGTPARVLASEELLAEIAEDKTLQQLQNATSLPGVVKYAVCMPDGHQGYGFPVGGVAGIDAENGCISPGAVGYDINCGVRMMRTNLTAEDVRGHEEELVEELFDAIPSGLGGGGVVEAGIDTVNEVLDRGLAWALEEGYATDADLAHCEDEGVREESDPTAVSEKAKNRGKNQLGSLGSGNHFLEVQRVADVFRDDVAEAYGLSEGQIVVLIHCGSRGLGHQVCTDYLRKIERTHSDLLSRLPDKELAAAPAGSRLAEEYYAAMGAAINFAWVNRQLVMHRTREVFEDVFDRPWRAMDMELLYDVAHNIAKKETHVVGVGSEGEPVGDDEAVDREKRELFVHRKGATRAFPAGHPEVPGAYLDVGQPVIIPGSMGTGSYVLRGGEASMERSFGSTAHGAGRVMSRTQAKREYWGEDVREELAGEQIFVKAQSGATVAEEAPGVYKDVNEVVRVSDALGIGDKVARTVPVCNIKG